One window of Nicotiana tomentosiformis chromosome 11, ASM39032v3, whole genome shotgun sequence genomic DNA carries:
- the LOC104091873 gene encoding uncharacterized protein — MKREKLDKYFGRFPEMLRQLYVNIPFTEVLTQMPVYAKFLKEILSSKRKLEETIVVKVNSHCSAILQNKIPQKCGDLGRFTIPCSLGSEIFDKALCDSGAFINLMPLSLFRKLEGELGVIKSIPVSLQLADQTTILSEEIIEDVLVRVDKFFFPVYFIVVDMEVNKEVPVILGRPFLCTDRAILDIYEGQLMLRVGNKKVVFQIKRMMKYPSDEGEVYYQSSTVEDEDPEIKKEEEALETEDQVHERKLVELLKKHRKAMGWSIADTQGISPAICIHKILLEENSKPMVQSQRKMNKYLEEVDAGVIFPISDSQWIGPV; from the exons ATGAAGCGAGAGAAACTTGACAAATATTTTGGGCGATTCCCGGAGATGCTCAGGCAACTGTATGTGAACATTCCTTTCACAGAGGTACTCACTCAGATGCCTGTTTATGCCAAGTTCTTAAAGGAAATCCTATCTAGCAAGAGAAAATTAGAGGAAACAATAGTGGTCAAGGTAAATTCCCATTGCAGTGCCATCTTGCAAAATAAAATTCCCCAAAAGTGTGGGGATCTAGGAAGATTCACCATACCATGCTCGTTGGGGAGTGAAATATTCGACAAGGCCCTCTGTGATTCTGGTGCGTTTATAAATTTAATGCCTCTGTCTTTATTCAGGAAACTGGAAGGTGAGCTTGGAGTGATCAAATCAATACCAGTGTCCCTACAACTGGCCGACCAAACCACCATTCTATCTGAGGAAATCATTGAGGATGTTTTAGTGCGGGTGGACAAGTTTTTTTTCCCCGTATATTTTATTGTGGTGGATATGGAGGTGAACAAGGAGGTACCTGTAATTCTAGGGAGGCCATTCTTATGCACAGACAGAGCTATCCTTGATATCTATGAAGGGCAGCTTATGCTCAGAGTGGGCAACAAAAAAGTTGTGTTTCAGATAAAGAGGATGATGAAATACCCCAGTGATGAGGG AGAGGTGTATTACCAGTCTAGCACAGTGGAGGATGAAGATCCTGAAataaaaaaagaggaagaagctCTTGAGACTGAGGATCAA GTACACGAGCGAAAACTGGTGGAGCTACTGAAAAAGCACAGGAAAGCCATGGGCTGGAGTATAGCTGACACTCAAGGAATCAGTCCGGCCATTTGCATACATAAAATTCTGTTGGAAGAAAATAGCAAGCCAATGGTGCAGTCCCAACGCAAGATGAACAAATATTTGGAGGAGGTAGATGCGGGAGTGATTTTTCCTATCTCTGATAGCCAGTGGATTGGTCCAGTATAA
- the LOC104091867 gene encoding endoglucanase 25-like has product MYGRDPWGGALEINATDSATDDDRSRNLQDFDRAALSRNLDETQQSWLLGPTEKKKKKYVDLGCIIVSRKVFKWTLGCIIAAALIAGFVTLIVKTLPKHRHRSPPPDNYTLALRKALMFFNAQRSGKLPKHNNVSWRGSSGMQDGKSDDSTMFKNLVGGYYDAGDAIKFNFPQSFALTMLSWSVIEYSAKYEAAGELSHVKDIIKWGTDYLLKTFNSSADTIDRIVAQVGKGDTSGGPDPNDHYCWVRPEDIDYPRPVTECHSCSDLAAEMAAALASASIVFKDNKVYSQKLVHGARTLFKFSREQRGRYSNGNEAAIFYNSTSYWDEFVWGASWLYYATGNTSYLQLATTPGIAKRAGAFWGGPDYGVLSWDNKLTGSQVLLSRLRLFLSPGYPYEDILSTFHNQTSIIMCSFLPYFSSFNRTKGGLIQLNHGRPQPLQYVVNAAFLATLYSDYLAAADTPGWYCGPNFYSTDVLREFAQTQINYILGKNPRKMSYVVGFGNRYPKRVHHRGASIPKNKVKYNCKGGWKWRDSSKNNPNTLVGAMVAGPDKNDGFHDVRTNYNYTEPTLAGNAGLVAALVALSGDKSVGIDKNTIFSAVPPMFPTPPPPPAAWKP; this is encoded by the exons ATGTACGGGAGGGATCCATGGGGAGGGGCACTGGAGATAAACGCAACAGATTCAGCAACAGATGATGATAGGAGCAGGAATTTACAGGATTTTGACAGGGCAGCTTTGTCAAGGAATCTGGATGAGACACAGCAGAGTTGGCTATTGGGTCCaactgagaagaagaagaagaagtatgTCGATCTTGGTTGTATTATTGTCAGTCGAAAGGTATTCAAATGGACTCTCGGCTGCATTATTGCTGCTGCTCTAATTGCTGGTTTTGTAACTCTCATTGTCAAGACTCTTCCTAAGCACCGACACCGTAGTCCCCCACCCGATAATTACACTTTGGCTCTTCGCAAGGCCCTTATGTTCTTCAATGCCCAACGCT CTGGGAAACTACCTAAGCACAACAATGTATCATGGAGGGGGAGTTCAGGTATGCAAGACGGCAAATCTGATGATTCAACCATGTTTAAGAATTTGGTTGGTGGCTATTATGATGCAGGAGATGCAATAAAGTTTAACTTCCCTCAATCTTTTGCTCTCACTATGTTAAGTTGGAGTGTGATTGAGTATAGTGCAAAATATGAAGCTGCTGGAGAGCTCAGTCATGTCAAAGATATTATTAAGTGGGGTACTGATTACCTCCTCAAAACCTTCAATTCCTCTGCTGATACTATTGATCGCATTGTTGCACAG GTGGGGAAAGGGGATACTTCAGGAGGGCCAGATCCCAATGATCACTATTGTTGGGTGCGTCCAGAAGACATTGATTATCCACGGCCTGTAACAGAATGTCACAGCTGCTCGGATCTTGCTGCCGAGATGGCTGCTGCTCTGGCTTCTGCCTCCATTGTTTTTAAGGACAACAAAGTCTACTCACAGAAGCTCGTCCATGGTGCTAGAACTCTCTTCAAATTTTCCAGGGAGCAGCGCGGTAGATACAGTAACGGTAATGAAGCTGCAATATTCTACAATTCGACTAGTTACTGGGATGAGTTTGTGTGGGGTGCGTCCTGGTTGTATTATGCTACAGGAAATACTTCATATCTTCAGCTTGCTACAACTCCTGGTATTGCCAAACGCGCTGGTGCTTTCTGGGGAGGTCCTGACTACGGTGTGCTCAGCTGGGATAACAAGCTCACTGGATCACAA GTGCTTCTGAGCCGTTTGAGATTGTTTTTGAGCCCTGGATATCCTTATGAAGATATTTTAAGTACATTCCATAACCAGACAAGCATAATCATGTGCTCCTTCTTGCCATACTTCTCTTCTTTTAACCGGACAAAAG GAGGGCTGATACAGTTAAACCACGGAAGGCCTCAGCCTCTTCAGTATGTAGTCAATGCTGCCTTCCTTGCTACCTTGTATAGCGACTATCTTGCTGCTGCTGACACCCCTGGATGGTATTGTGGACCCAATTTCTATTCTACCGATGTCCTACGTGAATTTGCACAGACACAG ATTAACTACATCCTTGGCAAGAACCCGAGGAAGATGAGTTATGTTGTGGGCTTCGGCAATCGCTATCCAAAACGTGTCCACCACAGAGGTGCATCAATTCCTAAAAACAAGGTCAAGTATAATTGTAAAGGAGGATGGAAGTGGAGGGATTCATCTAAGAATAATCCGAATACTCTTGTTGGAGCCATGGTTGCTGGACCGGACAAGAATGATGGTTTCCATGATGTTCGTACTAATTACAATTATACTGAGCCAACACTTGCTGGAAATGCTGGTTTAGTTGCAGCCCTTGTAGCTCTATCTGGAGATAAAAGTGTTGGAATTGACAAGAACACAATATTCTCTGCAGTACCACCCATGTTCCCCACTCCACCACCTCCGCCAGCTGCTTGGAAACCATGA